The following coding sequences lie in one Palaemon carinicauda isolate YSFRI2023 chromosome 7, ASM3689809v2, whole genome shotgun sequence genomic window:
- the LOC137643448 gene encoding uncharacterized protein — translation MALLSSCLCCSLLLGSIIAGVYVTIVYLAAFIVSVWWIVEAEGGVYDEEHHTSSVPIPVPAYLLSLGYLIVIVMSVWMLQGLYRKNEKALLVWVFVMTLFCFPEMGMVIFMSLVHWKITSSYGLADLIFYLIRATFNLLAVVCVHSQYSTWKEDIANSETLKRLEHLHMNSLTKNRGKVTTDSTTLAYHNPAFVSAGEPMGMPLSTSPTLLQRSYSRASQIAGYPDTPQVMGTLAPMKMGVPGWDPYLSAARESNSEFNAAVFTPSSVGFMPLVAASRSEAALYPTGGYSIYHHNPQTMFPMDYPYVSSMSPSQVFSTQSLDRRRYVRRGRNGVPSTSMDALNIRTPVYNHQRNGMVIVGPANESRSSLGAESDDLRRYRDVAL, via the exons ATTGTTTATTTGGCGGCCTTCATAGTGAGCGTCTGGTGGATAGTTGAagcagaag GTGGTGTATATGACGAAGAGCATCACACAAGCAGTGTACCTATCCCAGTCCCGGCTTACCTTCTTAGTCTGGGATATCTCATCGTCATAGTCATGTCTGTCTGGATGCTTCAAGGACTCTATAGA AAAAACGAGAAGGCGTTGTTAGTCTGGGTGTTCGTAATGACCCTCTTCTGTTTTCCCGAGATGGGAATGGTCATCTTTATGAGTCTCGTTCATTGG AAAATTACTTCATCTTATGGATTAGCAGATTTGATATTCTATCTAATTAGAGCAACGTTTAAT TTATTAGCTGTCGTGTGCGTCCACTCACAATACTCTACGTGGAAGGAAGATATAGCTAATTCcgaaactttaaaaagacttgaaCATCTTCATATG AATTCCCTAACCAAAAACCGTGGTAAAGTAACAACCGATTCCACAACCCTGGCTTATCACAACCCAGCTTTCGTGTCGGCGGGCGAGCCAATGGGTATGCCCCTCTCAACATCGCCAACATTACTCCAAAG GTCGTACTCGAGGGCTTCCCAAATTGCAGGATACCCAGATACGCCCCAGGTCATGGGCACCTTAGCCCCCATGAAAATGGGGGTCCCAGGGTGGGATCCTTATCTCTCTGCAGCAAGGGAGTCTAATTCAGAATTCAATGCTGCAGTTTTCACACCAAGTTCTGTTG GGTTTATGCCGTTAGTTGCTGCTAGTCGAAGCGAAGCAGCTCTATATCCAACAGGAGGTTATAGCATCTACCACCACAATCCACAAACAATGTTCCCAATGGATTATCCTTACGTCTCAAGCATGTCGCCTTCTCAAGTCTTTTCCACGCAGTCGTTAGACAGGCGAAG ATATGTGCGGCGTGGCAGAAACGGGGTGCCATCTACATCAATGGACGCTCTCAATATACGAACTCCTGTTTACAATCACCAAAGAAACGGCATGGTCATCGTAGGACCTGCCAATGAAAGCCGAAGCTCGCTAGGGGCTGAGAGTGACGACCTTAGAAGATATAGAGACGTAGCCTTATAG